In Paenibacillus sp. FSL M7-0420, a single genomic region encodes these proteins:
- a CDS encoding sedoheptulokinase produces MITAGLDIGTTSISGLLYDLEKRTILYTITEAQAGLPISLNQEWERLQDPELIVKQVEHILERLLAQQPEVTGIGLTGQMHGIVYLDTSGRATGPLYTWQDGRAGQLTGGMDSPTYAQQFSDLTGYTVAPGYGLATHYYNVSGQLVPERAVSFCTIADYIAMRLVNSEVPLIDATQAAGIGGFSLGTGDFDRTAIGMAGIDPSLLPQVVPSGTAIGSTVQGIPVYTSLGDNQASFLGSVPQPGESLLLNIGTGSQLSAWLPDCAKAPSAMEVRPFPGGGVLMVGAALSGGKSYALLEGFFRQLITAYTGEAPTDLYSLMSRLLSEEVPGSASTRLTVNTQFLGTRTDPEKRGSVEGITLENFTPGRLAHAFLQGMVDELRGFLAELEQQGAGTFSRLIGSGNALRSNPVLCAKAEAAFGLTLELGEHAEEAAVGAALCAAVGSGEIASFSEAGAYLSRARLS; encoded by the coding sequence ATGATTACGGCCGGACTAGATATCGGAACTACATCCATCTCCGGGCTGCTCTATGATCTGGAGAAACGTACGATTCTATATACTATTACGGAAGCACAAGCGGGCCTGCCTATCAGCCTGAATCAGGAATGGGAGCGGCTGCAGGACCCGGAATTGATTGTGAAGCAGGTGGAACATATACTTGAACGTCTGCTGGCGCAGCAGCCGGAAGTAACGGGAATTGGCTTAACCGGGCAGATGCATGGCATTGTCTATTTGGATACAAGCGGGAGGGCAACAGGTCCGCTGTATACCTGGCAGGATGGACGGGCGGGACAGCTCACCGGAGGGATGGACAGTCCTACCTATGCGCAGCAGTTCAGTGATCTTACCGGGTACACTGTAGCTCCCGGCTATGGACTCGCCACCCATTACTATAATGTGTCCGGGCAGCTTGTCCCTGAGCGAGCAGTCAGCTTCTGCACAATTGCGGACTATATTGCGATGAGGCTGGTGAACAGTGAAGTGCCGCTGATTGATGCAACGCAGGCAGCGGGGATCGGGGGCTTCAGTCTGGGGACAGGGGATTTCGATAGAACCGCGATTGGTATGGCCGGCATCGACCCTTCGTTATTGCCGCAGGTCGTCCCCTCCGGGACGGCAATCGGCAGCACGGTACAAGGCATTCCCGTATACACTTCGCTTGGGGATAATCAGGCCAGCTTCCTGGGCAGCGTGCCGCAGCCCGGAGAATCCCTGCTGCTGAACATCGGCACAGGAAGCCAGCTCTCGGCCTGGTTGCCTGACTGCGCCAAAGCTCCTTCCGCGATGGAGGTACGCCCGTTCCCTGGCGGCGGGGTGCTGATGGTTGGAGCCGCCCTGAGCGGCGGCAAGTCGTATGCCCTGCTGGAGGGATTCTTCCGGCAGCTGATCACCGCATACACCGGAGAAGCGCCGACAGATCTCTATTCCCTGATGTCCAGGCTGCTCAGTGAAGAGGTGCCGGGAAGCGCCAGCACAAGACTTACGGTGAATACGCAGTTTCTGGGGACAAGAACAGACCCGGAGAAGCGCGGCAGTGTGGAGGGAATCACGCTGGAGAATTTTACTCCCGGCAGGCTGGCCCATGCTTTTCTGCAAGGAATGGTAGATGAACTGCGCGGTTTCCTGGCAGAGCTGGAACAGCAGGGCGCGGGTACATTCAGCCGCCTTATAGGCTCAGGCAATGCGCTGCGGAGTAATCCGGTCCTGTGCGCCAAGGCCGAAGCAGCCTTCGGACTAACGCTTGAGCTTGGTGAACATGCTGAAGAAGCGGCGGTAGGGGCGGCGCTCTGTGCCGCTGTCGGCAGCGGGGAGATCGCAAGCTTCAGTGAAGCAGGTGCTTATCTTAGCAGAGCCCGGCTGAGCTAA
- a CDS encoding class I SAM-dependent methyltransferase, whose amino-acid sequence MKQNKSSMTALVAAFGRAYHSMYDNPKIFNDDVAHKLISPQEFADIRKNMVQGITFFNPEIAERYPDDPEAILRWIVQVQLSPTPLARAAYCEAIVLHELSLGLEQYVILGAGLDSFAYRYPNLMERLAIFEVDAPATQASKQQRLRDAQLEIPGNLHLVPMDFTGEFSYSGLYKQGFDPDAKTLFSLLGVSYYLTKEENARLITELLAGVPSGSSIILDYADEYLMEEQGVSGRVAKMVQMAAASGEPMQSWFSYAEMEELLAEAGLLVYEHLSPAEINERFFSGRSDALSAFETIHYVHAVKR is encoded by the coding sequence ATGAAGCAGAACAAGTCCAGCATGACTGCCTTAGTGGCCGCTTTTGGCCGAGCCTATCACAGTATGTATGACAATCCCAAGATCTTTAATGATGATGTGGCGCACAAGCTGATATCTCCGCAGGAGTTCGCGGATATCCGCAAGAATATGGTGCAGGGGATTACTTTCTTCAATCCCGAGATCGCGGAGAGGTACCCGGATGATCCTGAAGCCATCTTGAGATGGATTGTCCAGGTCCAATTATCCCCCACACCGCTGGCACGAGCTGCCTACTGTGAGGCTATTGTGCTGCATGAGCTGAGTCTCGGGCTGGAGCAGTATGTGATTCTTGGTGCGGGGCTGGACAGCTTTGCCTACCGTTATCCTAACCTCATGGAGCGGCTTGCGATTTTTGAAGTCGATGCTCCTGCTACCCAGGCATCCAAGCAGCAGAGGCTCAGGGATGCACAGCTTGAGATTCCGGGGAATCTTCATCTCGTGCCCATGGACTTCACAGGCGAATTCTCGTATTCAGGCCTTTATAAGCAGGGGTTCGATCCTGACGCTAAGACGTTGTTCAGCTTGCTGGGGGTATCCTACTACCTCACCAAGGAGGAGAATGCACGCCTGATTACGGAGCTACTAGCAGGGGTTCCTTCAGGAAGCTCTATCATTCTGGATTATGCGGACGAGTATCTAATGGAAGAGCAGGGCGTATCCGGCCGGGTGGCCAAAATGGTGCAAATGGCTGCCGCCAGCGGCGAGCCGATGCAATCCTGGTTCAGTTATGCGGAGATGGAGGAGCTTCTGGCCGAGGCGGGGCTGCTGGTCTATGAGCACCTGTCTCCGGCAGAGATCAACGAGAGGTTTTTCAGCGGCCGGAGTGATGCTTTAAGCGCTTTTGAGACGATTCATTATGTTCATGCGGTTAAGCGGTAG
- a CDS encoding GNAT family N-acetyltransferase, whose product MITIRPIERRDNAAIEGIIRECLIEFGGNREGLAWADDSLQDLYTYYNSAANRAYWIVEEDGQVLGGCGIAAFDEAQQICELQKMYLSAAIRGQGVAAELLDTALAFAKQHYRKCYLETLLSMQAAGRFYVKHGFSPMDGPLAGSEHYACDAWYIRDLHN is encoded by the coding sequence ATGATTACCATCCGTCCCATTGAGCGCAGGGATAATGCGGCCATTGAGGGGATTATCCGGGAGTGCCTGATTGAATTCGGCGGCAACCGCGAAGGTTTGGCTTGGGCAGATGACAGCCTGCAAGACTTATATACCTATTATAATAGCGCGGCGAACCGGGCTTACTGGATAGTGGAAGAGGACGGGCAGGTGCTGGGCGGCTGCGGGATTGCGGCATTCGACGAAGCGCAGCAGATCTGTGAATTGCAGAAAATGTACCTGTCCGCAGCCATCCGTGGCCAAGGCGTTGCAGCAGAACTGCTGGATACGGCGCTTGCCTTCGCAAAGCAGCATTACCGTAAGTGTTACCTGGAGACGCTGCTGTCGATGCAGGCCGCTGGCCGTTTCTATGTCAAGCACGGGTTCAGCCCGATGGATGGCCCGCTGGCCGGTTCCGAGCATTATGCCTGCGATGCATGGTATATCCGGGACTTACATAACTGA